In Halorussus limi, a genomic segment contains:
- a CDS encoding Single-stranded DNA binding protein → MSLDDHAEDLASDLGVDKQEVKADLENLVEYSVPVDEAKQSLRRKYGDGGGGSSEPSRADVADISTEDSNVTVTAKVLTVGTRSIRYQGNEQVIREGELADDTGKISYTAWEDFGLSAGDTITAGNAGVREWEGEPELNLGESTNVAFEDDIEVPYPVGGDSDLAALEPGDRGIDLEVEVVDCETKTIDGRDGETEIKSGVLADESARLPFTDWEARPEVAEGATMRLEDVYVREFRGVPSVNLSEFTEVSPLDRELAISDTGTRMTVRDAVETGGAYDVEVVGSVVAVRDGSGLIERCPECGRVVQNGQCRSHGDVDGQDDLRVKAIIDDGTGTVTAVLDDERTEEVYGGDVEDAKAQAREAMDKEVVADSIRDRVVGHEYRVRGNLSVDDYGANLEVTEFERSEDAPADRADALLAEVAE, encoded by the coding sequence ATGAGTTTGGACGACCATGCCGAGGATCTCGCCTCCGACCTCGGCGTCGACAAGCAGGAGGTCAAGGCGGACCTCGAGAACTTAGTGGAGTACAGCGTCCCCGTGGACGAGGCCAAACAGAGCCTCAGGCGGAAGTACGGCGACGGCGGCGGGGGTTCGAGCGAACCCTCGCGGGCCGACGTCGCCGACATCTCGACCGAGGACAGCAACGTCACCGTCACCGCGAAGGTGCTGACGGTCGGCACGCGCTCGATTCGGTATCAGGGCAACGAGCAGGTCATCCGCGAGGGCGAACTCGCCGACGACACCGGGAAAATCTCGTACACCGCGTGGGAGGACTTCGGCCTCTCGGCGGGCGACACCATCACCGCGGGCAACGCCGGCGTCCGCGAGTGGGAGGGCGAACCCGAACTGAACCTCGGCGAGAGCACGAACGTCGCCTTCGAGGACGACATCGAGGTTCCCTACCCCGTCGGCGGCGATTCGGACCTCGCGGCCCTCGAACCCGGCGACCGGGGCATCGACCTCGAAGTCGAAGTGGTCGACTGCGAGACCAAGACCATCGACGGGCGCGACGGCGAGACCGAAATCAAGAGCGGCGTCCTCGCCGACGAGTCGGCCCGCCTCCCGTTCACCGACTGGGAGGCCCGCCCCGAAGTCGCCGAGGGCGCGACGATGCGACTCGAAGACGTCTACGTCCGGGAGTTCCGGGGCGTCCCCTCGGTCAACCTCTCGGAGTTCACCGAGGTGTCGCCGCTCGACCGCGAACTGGCGATAAGCGACACCGGCACCCGGATGACCGTCCGCGACGCCGTCGAGACCGGCGGCGCGTACGACGTGGAGGTCGTCGGGAGCGTCGTGGCGGTCCGCGACGGTTCGGGCCTCATCGAGCGGTGTCCCGAGTGCGGCCGCGTCGTCCAGAACGGCCAGTGCCGGAGTCACGGCGACGTGGACGGGCAGGACGACCTGCGCGTGAAGGCGATTATCGACGACGGCACCGGGACCGTGACCGCGGTCCTCGACGACGAGCGCACCGAGGAGGTCTACGGCGGTGACGTGGAGGACGCCAAGGCTCAGGCCCGCGAGGCGATGGACAAGGAGGTCGTCGCCGACTCCATCCGCGACCGGGTCGTCGGCCACGAGTACCGCGTCCGGGGGAACCTCTCGGTCGACGACTACGGCGCGAACCTCGAAGTGACCGAGTTCGAGCGCTCCGAGGACGCGCCCGCCGACCGCGCCGACGCGCTGCTCGCGGAGGTGGCCGAATGA
- a CDS encoding arylsulfotransferase family protein: MRRYRAVFALVVLVCASTLGYSYVSSPANAAVTTYERQSELPADERAQVVAPRNNVTVVAGHGMKGESAALVAFGPEGTVLYHNDTHHGYFDVDPVKGTETTVEYVAEHNYEGDDCGGKCTVSVVERVNLTTGEVERVYSQVIPQDRGANWHDVDRLGEDRLLVGAINTDEMYVVNTTTGMTTWEWSTTQSYPISGGGPYPADWAHLNDVERLDDGRIMTSLRNQDSVVFVDKQTGVQENWTLGADGSHGILYEQHNPDYIPESEGGPAVVVADSLNDRVVEYQREDGRWNRTWVWTDEEMKWPRDADRLPNGNTLIADTNAHRVLEVNETGAVVWSAEFYAPYELERLGTGDESEGGPSAAAANLDSRDTASLVNGSEAPSFAGYTPRKVTNSISFVLPVWMGLSDAAVAVLLALTVVAWAVLEFRNVSLPVTFQWPVRRE, from the coding sequence GTGCGCCGATACCGTGCGGTCTTCGCCCTCGTCGTCCTCGTCTGTGCCAGTACGCTCGGGTACAGTTACGTCTCTTCGCCCGCCAACGCCGCGGTGACGACCTACGAGCGACAGTCCGAACTGCCGGCCGACGAGCGCGCGCAGGTCGTCGCGCCTCGGAACAACGTCACCGTCGTCGCCGGCCACGGCATGAAAGGCGAGTCGGCCGCGCTAGTCGCGTTCGGTCCCGAAGGGACGGTCCTCTATCACAACGACACCCACCACGGCTACTTCGACGTTGACCCCGTGAAGGGGACCGAAACGACCGTCGAGTACGTCGCCGAACACAACTACGAGGGCGACGACTGCGGCGGGAAGTGTACCGTCTCGGTGGTCGAGCGAGTCAACCTCACGACCGGCGAAGTCGAGCGCGTCTACTCGCAGGTCATCCCGCAGGACCGCGGGGCCAACTGGCACGACGTGGACCGTCTCGGCGAGGACCGCCTGCTGGTCGGAGCAATCAACACCGACGAGATGTACGTCGTCAACACGACCACCGGGATGACGACGTGGGAGTGGTCCACCACGCAGTCCTACCCCATCTCGGGCGGCGGACCCTACCCGGCCGACTGGGCCCACCTCAACGACGTGGAGCGACTCGACGACGGACGAATCATGACCAGTCTCCGGAATCAGGACTCGGTGGTCTTCGTGGACAAGCAGACCGGCGTGCAGGAGAACTGGACGCTCGGCGCCGACGGTTCCCATGGCATCCTCTACGAGCAGCACAACCCCGACTACATCCCCGAGTCCGAGGGCGGCCCGGCGGTCGTCGTCGCCGACTCGCTCAACGACCGCGTCGTCGAGTACCAGCGAGAGGACGGCCGGTGGAACCGGACGTGGGTCTGGACCGACGAGGAGATGAAGTGGCCCCGCGACGCCGACCGCCTCCCGAACGGCAACACCCTCATCGCCGACACCAACGCCCACCGCGTGCTGGAGGTCAACGAGACCGGCGCGGTGGTCTGGAGCGCGGAGTTCTACGCGCCCTACGAACTCGAACGCCTCGGCACGGGCGACGAGAGCGAGGGCGGGCCGAGCGCCGCCGCGGCGAACCTCGACTCGCGCGACACCGCCTCGCTCGTCAACGGGTCCGAAGCGCCCTCCTTCGCCGGGTACACGCCCCGGAAAGTCACCAACAGCATTTCGTTCGTCCTCCCGGTCTGGATGGGTCTGAGCGACGCCGCGGTCGCGGTCCTGCTCGCGCTGACGGTGGTCGCGTGGGCGGTCTTGGAGTTCCGGAACGTCTCGCTCCCGGTGACGTTCCAGTGGCCGGTTCGCCGCGAGTGA
- a CDS encoding TetR/AcrR family transcriptional regulator → MDAETSEQMMDATYRALCEHGYADLTMQRIADESSVSKATFHYHFDTKEELLNAFLDHLIEEFERRLACEASDPRERLDAFLDAIFTPAEDTDVSPIPLMELKSQAPYHDAYRERFVEMDDRLREVVATAVRDGIESGQFDDADPEEVAQFIVTAINGAHIREVALGEDPNETRRLVEEYLERRLGYTSEVVA, encoded by the coding sequence ATGGACGCAGAGACTTCCGAACAGATGATGGACGCGACGTACCGTGCCCTCTGCGAACACGGCTACGCCGACCTGACGATGCAGCGGATAGCGGACGAGTCGTCGGTCTCGAAGGCGACGTTTCACTACCATTTCGACACGAAAGAGGAGTTGCTGAACGCGTTTCTCGACCACCTGATAGAGGAGTTCGAGCGGCGACTGGCCTGCGAGGCGAGCGACCCCCGAGAGCGACTCGACGCGTTTCTGGACGCGATTTTCACGCCCGCCGAGGACACGGACGTGTCGCCCATCCCGCTCATGGAACTCAAATCGCAGGCCCCGTACCACGACGCCTACCGCGAGCGGTTCGTGGAGATGGACGACCGGTTGCGGGAAGTCGTCGCCACCGCCGTCCGCGACGGCATCGAGTCGGGGCAGTTCGACGACGCCGACCCGGAGGAGGTCGCCCAGTTCATCGTCACGGCGATAAACGGCGCGCACATCCGAGAGGTCGCGCTGGGTGAGGACCCGAACGAGACCCGGCGACTCGTCGAGGAGTACCTCGAACGACGGCTCGGGTACACGTCGGAGGTGGTGGCGTGA
- a CDS encoding DEAD/DEAH box helicase, producing MSDQRAAGSAAFAQLGEQVRAALSERGFSTPTEPQRRAIPPLARGEDALVIAPTGTGKTETAMLPVFDAIAENQAEDGPRFGISALYVTPLRALNRDMRQRLEWWGEELDLDVDVRHGDTTDYQRQKQANDPPDVLVTTPETLQAMLTGSKLRKALEDVHHVVVDEVHELASAKRGAQLTVGLERLRELAGDFQRVGLSATVGDPGEVGRFLTGGDECEIVEVDVGSKVEFGVREPEITDEDERLAGELVTDESVASHVRAILEVVEDHDSTLIFVNTRQTAEALGSRFKKLDANVGVHHGSLSKEARIDVEDRFKAGKLDALLCTSSMELGIDVGRIDHVVQYSSPREVARLLQRVGRAGHRSEQVSHGTILTKHPDDTLEALAIARRAKDGDVEDAEIHDGSLDTVANQIVGLVMDFGDLSAMRAYDIVTRAYPFRDLSKSQFKAVCRELKGNRLVWLDEEEDRLEKSSQTWQYFYANLSMIPDEQKYTVEDIASGSQVGTLDERFVVNFAQPGEIFVQRGEMWRITEVDDDEETVKVSPIEDPGGEIPSWVGEEIPVPYDVAQEVGEMRAVAGPQFERGAPREGVAREFTNRYPTDEYTASEALSQLDRHAETEAPLPTADRIVVEHAANTVVVNACFGHKVNETLGRVLSSLVGQRTGSSVGLEVDPYRIELDVPAKVNGQEVAAVLEETDPDHVEAIIELSLKHSDTLKFKLSQVAAKFGALRKWEGNAGGPQISRLMAALEDTPMYDEAVREVFHDDLAVEAASDVLRRVRAGEIEVVTTGGRTPVGSGGRSSGRELLAPENADASVIQTVKDRIRDDEVILLCLHCEDWKRKKPVRRVRDQPSCPECDSTRIAALNPWADEVVKAVRAPEKDDEQEKMTERAYKAANLVQSHGKRAVVALAARGVGPQNAARIIAKLRENEDDFYRDILEQERQYARTQSFWD from the coding sequence ATGAGCGACCAACGGGCCGCGGGTTCTGCGGCCTTCGCACAACTCGGCGAGCAGGTGCGGGCGGCGCTCTCCGAGCGCGGATTCTCGACGCCGACCGAGCCACAGCGCCGGGCCATCCCGCCGCTCGCTCGGGGCGAAGACGCACTGGTCATCGCGCCGACCGGGACGGGCAAGACCGAGACCGCGATGCTGCCGGTGTTCGACGCGATAGCGGAGAATCAGGCCGAGGACGGTCCCCGATTCGGCATCTCGGCGCTGTACGTCACTCCGCTCCGCGCGCTGAACCGGGACATGCGCCAGCGACTGGAGTGGTGGGGCGAGGAACTCGACTTGGACGTGGACGTGCGCCACGGCGACACCACCGACTACCAGCGCCAGAAGCAGGCCAACGACCCGCCCGACGTGCTGGTGACGACGCCGGAGACGCTGCAGGCGATGCTGACCGGGTCGAAGCTTCGGAAGGCCCTCGAAGACGTGCATCACGTCGTGGTAGACGAAGTCCACGAACTCGCCAGCGCCAAGCGCGGCGCGCAACTGACAGTCGGACTGGAGCGTCTGCGCGAACTCGCGGGCGACTTCCAGCGGGTCGGCCTGTCGGCGACGGTCGGCGACCCCGGCGAGGTCGGACGCTTCCTGACCGGCGGCGACGAGTGCGAAATCGTGGAGGTGGACGTAGGGAGCAAGGTCGAGTTCGGGGTCCGCGAACCCGAGATTACCGACGAGGACGAGCGACTCGCGGGCGAACTCGTCACCGACGAGTCGGTCGCCAGCCACGTCCGGGCGATTCTGGAGGTGGTCGAGGACCACGACTCGACGCTGATATTCGTCAACACGCGCCAGACCGCCGAGGCGCTCGGTTCGCGGTTCAAGAAACTCGACGCCAACGTCGGCGTCCACCACGGGTCGCTGTCGAAGGAGGCCAGAATCGACGTGGAAGACCGGTTCAAGGCCGGGAAACTCGACGCCCTGCTCTGTACCTCCTCGATGGAGTTGGGCATCGACGTGGGCCGCATCGACCACGTGGTCCAGTACTCCAGTCCCCGAGAGGTCGCGCGCCTGCTCCAGCGCGTAGGGCGCGCGGGTCACCGGAGCGAGCAGGTCTCTCACGGCACGATACTCACCAAACACCCCGACGACACCCTCGAAGCCCTCGCCATCGCCCGCCGCGCGAAGGACGGCGACGTTGAGGACGCCGAGATTCACGACGGGAGTCTGGACACGGTGGCCAACCAGATAGTCGGTCTCGTGATGGACTTCGGCGACCTCTCGGCGATGCGGGCCTACGACATCGTCACGCGGGCCTACCCCTTCCGGGACCTCTCGAAGTCGCAGTTCAAGGCGGTCTGCCGCGAGTTGAAGGGGAACCGGCTGGTTTGGCTCGACGAGGAGGAGGACCGACTGGAGAAGTCGAGTCAGACGTGGCAGTACTTCTACGCCAACCTCTCGATGATTCCCGACGAGCAGAAGTACACCGTCGAGGACATCGCGTCGGGGTCGCAGGTCGGCACGCTCGACGAGCGGTTCGTCGTCAACTTCGCCCAACCCGGCGAAATCTTCGTCCAACGCGGCGAGATGTGGCGGATTACGGAGGTCGACGACGACGAGGAGACGGTCAAGGTCTCGCCCATCGAGGACCCCGGCGGCGAGATTCCCTCGTGGGTCGGCGAGGAGATTCCGGTGCCCTACGACGTGGCCCAAGAGGTCGGCGAGATGCGCGCCGTCGCGGGACCGCAGTTCGAGCGCGGCGCGCCCCGCGAGGGCGTCGCGAGGGAGTTCACGAACCGCTACCCGACCGACGAGTACACCGCGAGCGAGGCGCTCTCGCAACTCGACCGCCACGCCGAGACCGAGGCCCCGCTCCCGACCGCGGACCGAATCGTCGTCGAACACGCCGCCAACACCGTAGTCGTCAACGCGTGCTTCGGCCACAAGGTCAACGAGACGCTCGGTCGGGTCCTCTCGTCGCTCGTGGGCCAGCGCACGGGGTCGTCGGTCGGACTGGAGGTGGACCCCTACCGCATCGAGTTGGACGTGCCCGCGAAGGTCAACGGCCAAGAGGTCGCGGCGGTCCTCGAAGAGACCGACCCCGACCACGTTGAGGCCATCATCGAGTTGAGCCTCAAGCACTCGGACACGCTCAAGTTCAAACTCTCGCAGGTCGCCGCGAAGTTCGGTGCGCTCCGCAAGTGGGAGGGCAACGCGGGCGGGCCGCAGATAAGCCGCCTGATGGCCGCGCTCGAAGACACGCCGATGTACGACGAGGCGGTCCGCGAGGTGTTCCACGACGACCTCGCGGTCGAGGCCGCCAGCGACGTTCTCCGGCGGGTCCGGGCGGGCGAAATCGAGGTCGTGACTACCGGCGGTCGCACCCCGGTCGGGTCGGGCGGGCGCTCGTCGGGCCGGGAACTGCTCGCGCCCGAGAACGCCGACGCCAGCGTCATCCAGACGGTCAAAGACCGGATTCGCGACGACGAGGTCATCCTGTTGTGCCTCCACTGCGAGGACTGGAAGCGCAAGAAGCCGGTCCGGCGGGTCCGCGACCAGCCGAGTTGTCCCGAGTGCGACTCGACCCGCATCGCGGCGCTCAACCCGTGGGCCGACGAGGTGGTGAAGGCGGTCCGCGCCCCGGAGAAGGACGACGAGCAGGAGAAGATGACCGAGCGCGCCTACAAGGCCGCAAACCTCGTCCAGAGCCACGGCAAGCGGGCGGTCGTCGCGCTGGCGGCCCGCGGCGTCGGCCCGCAGAACGCGGCCCGCATCATCGCCAAGTTGCGCGAGAACGAGGACGACTTCTACCGGGACATCTTGGAACAGGAGCGCCAGTACGCCCGCACCCAGTCGTTCTGGGACTGA
- a CDS encoding DUF7545 family protein produces MTDNEVETVTYTIESPDGDSEDLTLPKGVVDLLRENDSETDTEVLGDLTMLSFAQQAHALVHHAPEDPDEEVLANEEKTMELFEERFGQTFGEMTGHSH; encoded by the coding sequence ATGACCGACAACGAAGTCGAGACGGTAACGTACACCATCGAGTCGCCGGACGGCGACTCCGAGGACCTGACCCTCCCGAAGGGCGTCGTGGACCTGCTCCGCGAGAACGACTCGGAGACCGACACCGAAGTGCTGGGCGACCTGACGATGCTCTCGTTCGCACAGCAGGCCCACGCGCTCGTCCACCACGCGCCCGAGGACCCCGACGAGGAGGTCCTCGCCAACGAGGAGAAGACGATGGAACTGTTCGAGGAGCGGTTCGGCCAGACGTTCGGCGAGATGACCGGCCACTCTCACTGA
- a CDS encoding YihY/virulence factor BrkB family protein — translation MATSRSRVRRVFDVARDRNVTFLAASVAYYAFVSLIPLALLVVVLGSVVGGRAFANLVVQQVAGSLSASGERVLQRALTNSTGRTGAGLVGVVTVAWSAFKLFRGLDIAFAEAYGTERDLSLARQLVDGAVTIGLVGLAVGLVVAVGYALRSPSVVVDVPYRNVLGNLALAAALVVAFLPLYYVMPPVEMTVREAVPGAVVAGVGWVVLHALFQLYLSNAARYQAYGVIGAVLLLLTWLYFAGAVVLVGAVVNSVLGGRIRLSG, via the coding sequence ATGGCAACCTCCCGGAGTCGCGTCAGACGCGTCTTCGACGTCGCCCGCGACCGGAACGTCACGTTTCTGGCAGCGAGCGTCGCCTACTACGCCTTCGTCTCGCTGATTCCGCTGGCGCTGCTGGTCGTCGTCCTCGGTAGCGTCGTCGGCGGGCGGGCCTTCGCCAACTTGGTCGTCCAACAGGTCGCGGGTTCGCTGTCCGCGTCGGGCGAGCGCGTCCTCCAGCGAGCGCTCACCAACTCGACCGGACGAACCGGCGCGGGACTCGTCGGGGTCGTCACCGTGGCGTGGAGCGCGTTCAAACTGTTTCGCGGCCTCGACATCGCGTTCGCTGAGGCGTACGGCACCGAGCGCGACCTCTCGCTCGCCAGACAACTCGTGGACGGCGCGGTGACTATCGGTCTGGTCGGCCTCGCGGTCGGTCTGGTGGTCGCGGTCGGGTACGCCCTGCGGTCGCCTTCCGTGGTCGTGGACGTGCCTTACCGGAACGTCCTCGGCAATCTGGCGCTGGCCGCGGCCCTCGTCGTCGCGTTCCTGCCGCTGTACTACGTCATGCCGCCGGTCGAGATGACCGTCCGCGAGGCGGTGCCCGGCGCGGTCGTCGCAGGGGTCGGGTGGGTCGTCCTCCACGCTCTCTTCCAACTCTACCTCTCCAACGCCGCGCGGTATCAGGCCTACGGCGTCATCGGCGCGGTGTTGCTCCTGCTGACGTGGCTCTACTTCGCGGGCGCTGTCGTCCTCGTCGGCGCGGTGGTGAACTCGGTCCTCGGCGGTCGGATTCGGCTGTCGGGGTAG
- a CDS encoding class I SAM-dependent methyltransferase, giving the protein MRDTNESEPSTDGSAGRDGVFTTDDAVELYTDRIEDPTLFPQERKIVERYFADSSGSVLDVGCGVGRVSSLLHERGFDVTGIDVSEPLVEKARSLFPDVEFRVEDVRDTEFDAESFDYAVFSYYGLDYLLPKVERVAALRELYRVLKPAGIVAFSSHNSWSPLVPLSASDLRRAIGDVGDFYKKRRNHERLFSRYKFETVPLGELEVYLSNPVHQWLQLRKCGFTLLDVVGERDGVARFFERDTHYVAKK; this is encoded by the coding sequence GTGCGGGACACGAACGAGTCCGAACCGAGTACCGACGGGAGCGCCGGACGCGACGGCGTGTTCACCACCGACGACGCGGTCGAACTCTACACCGACCGAATAGAGGACCCGACGCTGTTCCCCCAAGAGCGCAAGATAGTCGAGCGGTACTTCGCCGACTCGTCGGGGTCGGTGTTGGACGTCGGCTGTGGCGTCGGCCGGGTCTCCTCGCTCCTCCACGAGCGGGGGTTCGACGTGACCGGCATCGACGTGAGCGAACCGCTGGTCGAGAAGGCGCGGTCGCTGTTCCCCGACGTCGAGTTCCGCGTCGAGGACGTGAGGGACACCGAGTTCGACGCCGAGTCGTTCGACTACGCCGTGTTCTCCTACTACGGGCTGGACTACCTCCTGCCGAAAGTCGAGCGAGTGGCGGCGCTCAGGGAACTGTACCGGGTCCTGAAACCCGCCGGAATCGTCGCCTTCTCCTCGCACAACAGTTGGTCCCCTCTGGTGCCGCTGTCGGCCAGCGACCTCCGACGCGCGATAGGTGACGTCGGCGACTTCTACAAGAAGCGGCGGAACCACGAGCGACTCTTCTCCAGATACAAGTTCGAGACGGTTCCGCTCGGGGAACTGGAGGTCTACCTGTCGAACCCGGTCCACCAGTGGCTCCAACTCCGGAAGTGCGGGTTCACGTTGCTCGACGTCGTCGGCGAACGAGACGGCGTCGCCCGGTTCTTCGAACGCGACACCCACTACGTCGCGAAGAAGTAG
- a CDS encoding metallophosphoesterase — translation MSLVEPVPGEPAALAELGGERALVVADFHAGIEQALRAEGVSLDSRASERRERLLALVTRTDADRVVFLGDLMHAIGDPGGAERGEIEVLLERLDERGVAATLVKGNHDGAIESWADLDVTDGAGVRLGDVGFAHGHTWPAPEVLDSEVACVGHEHPAVRLEDEVGGSRVERVWLRGSLAAEAFADREGSVRPGAELVVFPAFNDLVGKTWVNVAGQEFLAPFLPDGLADGQAYLLDGTRLGDYRTV, via the coding sequence ATGAGCCTCGTGGAGCCGGTTCCCGGCGAACCGGCCGCGCTCGCCGAGTTAGGCGGCGAGCGCGCGCTGGTGGTCGCCGACTTCCACGCGGGCATCGAGCAGGCGCTCCGGGCAGAGGGCGTCTCGCTCGATAGCCGCGCGAGCGAGCGCCGCGAGCGACTGCTCGCGCTCGTCACCCGAACCGACGCCGACCGCGTCGTCTTCCTGGGCGACCTGATGCACGCCATCGGAGACCCCGGCGGGGCCGAGCGCGGCGAGATAGAGGTCCTGCTGGAACGCTTAGACGAGCGCGGCGTCGCCGCGACGCTCGTCAAGGGCAACCACGACGGCGCGATAGAGTCGTGGGCCGACCTCGACGTCACCGACGGCGCGGGGGTTCGACTCGGCGACGTGGGGTTCGCGCACGGCCACACGTGGCCCGCGCCCGAAGTCCTCGACAGCGAAGTCGCCTGCGTCGGCCACGAACACCCCGCGGTCCGACTGGAGGACGAGGTCGGCGGAAGCCGGGTCGAGCGCGTCTGGCTCCGAGGGTCGCTGGCCGCCGAGGCCTTCGCCGACCGCGAGGGGTCGGTCCGGCCCGGCGCGGAACTCGTCGTCTTCCCCGCGTTCAACGACCTCGTGGGCAAGACGTGGGTCAACGTCGCGGGACAGGAGTTTCTGGCGCCGTTCCTCCCCGACGGGTTGGCCGACGGGCAGGCGTACCTGCTCGACGGGACGCGACTGGGCGACTATCGGACCGTCTGA
- a CDS encoding CBS domain-containing protein, which translates to MDISDAVTTEYVDVNPGTRLGKLRGLFDEDRGLDAIIVRGEGKFDGLVTRKELVSSHRNPDSKAQSVVRQPPKIERTEDVRETARLMVENGVKLLPVFEDGVFQGVVTATGLLEMVHDNLAALDVSDVYTSELLTVDPDDNLGEVINLIRTHRFTRVPVVDDGEAVGMISLFDLVDFTTRKNKQEQGGNSDATDSFGGGVSKSQGRTHGGWGERSGFEARLLDLPARDVMNSPVATITPDAGLDEALDAMLEKNYSSLVVVPEEFSEPAGIVTETDLLRALTWTEDETYDVQVFGVDLMDDLSREDVADRIEEIDGKYQKMDVLEANVVFHRHKEKLRGTPLLQATIRLFTDEGLFSGTGEGYGARASFDEAADILEENTLSDKERKSPRSQMKNEHERTAELLQWWSVGEAAEE; encoded by the coding sequence ATGGATATCTCCGATGCGGTTACGACCGAATACGTGGACGTGAATCCCGGCACGAGACTGGGAAAGCTCCGAGGACTGTTCGACGAGGACCGAGGCCTCGACGCCATCATCGTTCGCGGCGAGGGGAAGTTCGACGGACTGGTCACTCGCAAGGAACTGGTGAGTTCGCACCGCAACCCCGACTCGAAGGCCCAGTCGGTGGTGCGACAACCGCCCAAGATAGAGCGGACCGAGGACGTGCGCGAGACAGCGCGACTGATGGTCGAGAACGGGGTGAAACTGCTCCCGGTGTTCGAAGACGGCGTGTTCCAGGGAGTCGTGACGGCGACCGGCCTCTTGGAGATGGTTCACGACAACCTCGCCGCGCTCGACGTGTCCGACGTGTACACGTCGGAACTGCTCACGGTCGACCCCGACGATAATCTCGGCGAGGTCATCAACCTGATTCGGACTCACAGGTTCACCCGCGTCCCGGTCGTGGACGACGGCGAGGCGGTCGGCATGATAAGCCTCTTCGACCTCGTGGACTTCACGACCCGGAAGAACAAGCAAGAGCAGGGCGGGAACAGCGACGCCACCGACTCGTTCGGCGGCGGCGTCTCCAAGAGTCAGGGCCGCACCCACGGCGGGTGGGGCGAACGCTCGGGGTTCGAGGCCCGCCTGCTGGACCTGCCGGCCCGCGACGTGATGAACTCGCCGGTCGCCACCATCACGCCCGACGCGGGACTCGACGAGGCGCTCGACGCGATGCTGGAGAAGAACTACTCGTCGCTGGTCGTCGTGCCCGAGGAGTTCTCCGAACCCGCGGGCATCGTGACCGAGACCGACCTGCTCCGGGCGCTGACCTGGACCGAGGACGAGACGTACGACGTGCAGGTGTTCGGCGTCGACCTCATGGACGACCTCTCGCGCGAGGACGTCGCCGACCGCATCGAGGAGATAGACGGGAAGTACCAGAAGATGGACGTGCTCGAAGCCAACGTGGTGTTCCACCGCCACAAGGAGAAACTCCGGGGCACCCCGCTCCTGCAGGCGACGATTCGGCTGTTCACCGACGAGGGACTGTTCTCCGGCACCGGCGAAGGGTACGGCGCGCGGGCGTCGTTCGACGAGGCCGCGGACATCCTCGAAGAGAACACGCTGTCGGACAAAGAGCGGAAGTCGCCCAGAAGCCAGATGAAAAACGAGCACGAGCGGACTGCGGAACTACTCCAGTGGTGGAGCGTCGGCGAAGCGGCCGAGGAGTAG
- a CDS encoding 2,5-diamino-6-(ribosylamino)-4(3H)-pyrimidinone 5'-phosphate reductase, with the protein MRVVVNAAMSADGKLSSKRRDQITISGPDDFDRVDALRAGSDAVMVGVGTVLADDPHLTLDDPERQTARRERDEPAHPARVVADSRARTPTDARILDDAATTYVFVAESAPAERIEALEAAGARLVTAGEERVDLASALPSLEREGVEQLMVEGGGELIFSLFEAGLADELRVFVGSKLVGGRDAPTLADGEGFVAEFPELELDDVERVDDGVLLRYAVV; encoded by the coding sequence ATGCGCGTGGTCGTCAACGCCGCGATGAGCGCCGACGGGAAACTCTCCTCGAAGCGCCGAGACCAGATTACCATCAGCGGACCCGACGACTTCGACCGGGTCGACGCCCTCCGGGCCGGGAGCGACGCGGTGATGGTCGGCGTCGGCACGGTGCTGGCCGACGACCCGCACCTCACGCTGGACGACCCCGAACGCCAGACCGCCCGGCGCGAACGCGACGAACCCGCCCACCCGGCGCGGGTCGTCGCCGACTCCCGAGCGCGGACGCCGACCGACGCCCGGATTCTGGACGACGCCGCTACGACCTACGTCTTCGTCGCCGAGTCCGCGCCCGCCGAGCGAATCGAGGCGCTGGAGGCCGCGGGCGCGCGCCTCGTCACCGCCGGAGAGGAGCGCGTGGACCTCGCGAGCGCGCTCCCGTCGCTGGAGCGGGAGGGCGTCGAGCAACTGATGGTCGAGGGCGGCGGCGAACTCATCTTCTCGCTGTTCGAGGCCGGACTCGCCGACGAACTCCGGGTGTTCGTCGGGTCGAAACTGGTCGGCGGCCGAGACGCGCCCACGCTGGCCGACGGCGAGGGGTTCGTCGCTGAGTTCCCGGAGTTGGAACTCGACGACGTGGAGCGTGTAGACGACGGGGTGTTACTCCGGTACGCGGTCGTCTGA